A part of Streptomyces sp. NBC_00557 genomic DNA contains:
- a CDS encoding IclR family transcriptional regulator, whose protein sequence is MAGPVQSIERAAAILRLLAGGPRRLGLGEVAASLGLAKGTAHGILRTLQHVDFVEQDAATGKYQLGAALLHLGTSYLDVNELRSRSLNWADALAARSGEAVRLGTPLEGSVLVVHHVFRPDDTFQTLDVGALLPLHASSLGKVLLAFGTASIEEAPGRGLEAYTRHTLADPERLARALAEVRDLGWAAEIQEMSMGEAGIAAPIRGHGGLVVGAIGLSGPVERICDGQGRPRPSLITLLREAARAISRDLGAARW, encoded by the coding sequence ATGGCCGGACCGGTCCAGTCGATCGAACGGGCGGCGGCGATTCTGCGTCTGCTCGCCGGCGGGCCCCGCCGGCTCGGTCTCGGCGAGGTGGCGGCCTCGCTCGGGCTGGCGAAGGGCACCGCCCACGGCATTCTGCGCACCCTCCAGCACGTGGACTTCGTGGAGCAGGACGCGGCGACCGGGAAGTACCAGCTCGGCGCGGCCCTGCTGCACCTCGGCACCAGTTATCTCGACGTCAACGAGCTGCGTTCGCGCTCCCTGAACTGGGCCGACGCCCTGGCCGCCCGGAGCGGGGAGGCGGTACGGCTGGGCACTCCGCTGGAGGGCAGCGTCCTCGTCGTCCACCACGTGTTCCGGCCGGACGACACCTTCCAGACCCTGGACGTGGGCGCGCTGCTGCCGCTGCACGCCTCCTCGCTCGGCAAGGTGCTGCTGGCGTTCGGCACCGCGAGCATCGAGGAGGCACCGGGGCGGGGTCTGGAGGCGTACACCCGGCACACCCTGGCCGACCCCGAGCGGCTCGCCCGGGCGCTGGCGGAGGTCAGGGACCTCGGCTGGGCCGCCGAGATCCAGGAGATGAGCATGGGCGAGGCGGGGATCGCCGCACCGATCCGCGGGCACGGCGGCCTCGTCGTCGGCGCCATCGGGCTGTCCGGTCCGGTCGAGCGGATCTGCGACGGCCAGGGCCGACCGCGCCCGAGTCTGATCACGCTGCTCCGGGAAGCCGCGCGCGCGATCTCCAGGGACCTGGGAGCCGCCCGCTGGTAG
- a CDS encoding ATP-binding protein: MAAQLKTLVQAAYEHVCPVPPVTGAVSAVRRRAEVVLDGWRVCPLLADDALLVVSELVTNAILHARPPAVLRLSWVRGEGGGTLRIEVADAGPALAAPLVGADPDEHGRGETIVHALATRHGIRTHLDGVTRWAELDVRQTY, from the coding sequence ATGGCGGCACAGCTCAAGACGCTGGTTCAGGCGGCGTATGAACACGTGTGCCCGGTGCCGCCCGTCACCGGCGCGGTGTCGGCCGTACGCCGTCGTGCCGAGGTGGTCCTCGACGGCTGGCGGGTGTGCCCGCTCCTCGCCGACGACGCGCTGCTGGTGGTGTCGGAGCTCGTCACGAACGCGATCCTGCACGCCCGGCCCCCGGCCGTGCTGCGGCTGTCGTGGGTGCGGGGCGAGGGCGGCGGGACGCTGCGGATCGAGGTCGCCGACGCGGGCCCCGCCCTCGCGGCGCCCCTCGTCGGCGCCGACCCCGACGAGCACGGCAGGGGCGAGACCATCGTCCACGCCCTGGCGACGCGCCACGGCATACGCACCCACCTCGACGGAGTCACCCGGTGGGCCGAACTGGACGTGCGTCAGACGTACTGA
- a CDS encoding PP2C family protein-serine/threonine phosphatase, translating to MLPILVVALIALVDVTVGAGMPWLPLLAAGPALAASTNGPRGVLCVGLLAGAVGVALALLHAAPAREPAAVVPALLAVTAASGLASALRARRERVLAAVRSVAEAAQHALLQPVPETVGPFQVAVRYSAAAAEARIGGDLYALVPTPYGIRLIVGDVRGKGLPAVGTAALVLGVFREAAHDEPDLLDVVTRIERSLARNLGPDDFVTAVVAGHARSGHLEIVNCGHAPPLVISASGRVRAVESDRPAAPLGLRALSGEAPRLQRLPFAVGDQLLCYTDGVTEARDHTRAFYPLADGVARHVCEEPARTLTAIHDELLDHVGGRLHDDAALLLLRKAAAQEPGHAPSSYEAAFQPGAAGPRVRLSTSDARPVRPTG from the coding sequence ATGCTGCCGATCCTCGTCGTCGCCCTGATCGCGCTGGTGGACGTCACCGTCGGGGCGGGGATGCCGTGGCTGCCGCTGCTGGCGGCCGGCCCCGCGCTCGCCGCCTCCACCAACGGGCCGCGCGGCGTGCTCTGCGTCGGTCTGCTCGCCGGTGCGGTGGGCGTGGCGCTGGCCCTGCTGCACGCGGCTCCCGCGCGCGAGCCGGCGGCCGTGGTGCCCGCCCTGCTGGCCGTCACCGCGGCGAGCGGCCTGGCCAGCGCGCTGCGCGCCCGCCGGGAACGGGTCCTCGCCGCCGTCCGCTCGGTCGCCGAGGCCGCCCAGCACGCCCTGCTCCAGCCCGTCCCGGAGACCGTGGGCCCGTTCCAGGTTGCCGTCCGCTACAGCGCCGCCGCGGCGGAGGCGAGGATCGGCGGGGACCTGTACGCCCTGGTGCCCACGCCCTACGGCATCCGGCTGATCGTGGGCGACGTGCGGGGCAAGGGGCTGCCCGCCGTGGGCACCGCCGCCCTCGTGCTGGGAGTGTTCCGCGAGGCCGCCCATGACGAACCCGACCTGCTCGACGTCGTCACGCGGATCGAGCGGAGCCTGGCGCGCAACCTGGGCCCCGACGACTTCGTCACCGCCGTGGTCGCCGGGCACGCCCGCTCGGGCCACCTGGAGATCGTCAACTGCGGACACGCCCCGCCGCTGGTGATATCGGCCTCCGGCCGGGTCAGGGCGGTGGAGTCCGACCGCCCCGCCGCGCCGCTCGGGCTGCGCGCCCTCTCGGGCGAGGCACCCCGCCTGCAGCGCCTGCCGTTCGCGGTGGGCGACCAGCTGCTGTGCTACACCGACGGGGTCACGGAGGCCCGCGACCACACGCGTGCCTTCTATCCGCTGGCGGACGGCGTGGCCCGGCATGTGTGCGAGGAGCCGGCGCGCACGCTCACCGCGATCCACGACGAGCTGCTGGACCATGTGGGCGGCCGGCTGCACGACGACGCCGCCCTGCTGCTGCTCCGGAAGGCCGCCGCTCAGGAGCCGGGCCACGCGCCGTCGTCGTACGAAGCGGCGTTCCAGCCCGGTGCCGCCGGTCCGCGGGTCCGGCTCAGTACGTCTGACGCACGTCCAGTTCGGCCCACCGGGTGA
- a CDS encoding IclR family transcriptional regulator, whose protein sequence is MPAQDGPTLIASVQRAFRLLEAVSAHETGAPAKQLARETGLPLATAYHLLRTLVHDGYVHKLDDGGFVLGDRLGSLRTAGRAQTLLSRVRPALAALRDDLATAAYLTFYEEGEIRVAEIVDSPRTPRVDLWVGFEDAGHATALGKSVLRELDEEARREYLSRHHLADLTPRTITSLPVLLRRLEAPPLAPAVTDLEEYSLGTVCVAVPVYRGSTPGSLGVSLPAERQDRLQEVRERLLPVASRITRGLSLTI, encoded by the coding sequence ATGCCTGCTCAGGACGGTCCGACACTGATCGCTTCCGTGCAGCGGGCCTTCCGGCTGCTGGAGGCGGTGAGCGCGCACGAGACCGGCGCGCCGGCGAAACAGCTGGCCCGCGAGACGGGCCTGCCGCTGGCCACCGCCTATCACCTGCTGCGCACGCTGGTGCACGACGGCTATGTGCACAAGCTGGACGACGGCGGTTTCGTCCTCGGCGACAGGCTGGGCTCCCTGCGTACGGCCGGCCGCGCGCAGACCCTGCTCAGCCGGGTGCGCCCGGCGCTGGCCGCCCTCCGGGACGACCTGGCCACGGCCGCGTACCTCACCTTCTACGAGGAGGGCGAGATCAGGGTCGCCGAAATCGTGGACAGCCCGCGCACGCCCCGGGTGGATCTGTGGGTGGGCTTCGAGGACGCCGGCCACGCCACCGCCCTGGGCAAGTCCGTGCTGCGCGAGCTGGACGAGGAGGCCCGCCGGGAGTACCTGTCCCGCCATCACCTGGCCGACCTCACCCCGCGCACGATCACCAGCCTTCCGGTGCTGCTCCGCCGGCTCGAGGCGCCCCCGCTGGCACCGGCCGTCACGGACCTGGAGGAGTACTCGCTCGGCACCGTGTGCGTCGCCGTGCCCGTCTACCGCGGGAGCACGCCCGGATCGCTCGGCGTCTCCCTGCCGGCGGAGCGGCAGGACCGGCTCCAGGAGGTCAGGGAACGCCTGCTTCCGGTCGCGAGCCGGATCACCAGGGGCCTCTCGCTCACTATCTGA
- a CDS encoding putative quinol monooxygenase codes for MAFAVVAQYQCAPADADTVRDALRKMRELVPSEPANLAYEAHEVVDRPGAFVLYERYTDRAGFEAHKETEHFAELIRGKVFPLLKERNVTFAETL; via the coding sequence ATGGCCTTCGCCGTCGTCGCCCAGTACCAGTGCGCCCCCGCCGACGCGGACACCGTGCGGGACGCACTGCGCAAGATGCGTGAGCTGGTGCCCTCGGAGCCGGCGAACCTCGCCTACGAGGCGCACGAGGTCGTCGACCGGCCCGGAGCGTTCGTGCTGTACGAGCGCTACACGGATCGTGCCGGCTTCGAGGCGCACAAGGAGACGGAGCACTTCGCGGAGCTGATCCGGGGAAAGGTGTTCCCGCTGCTGAAGGAGCGCAACGTCACCTTCGCCGAGACCCTCTGA
- a CDS encoding DoxX family protein produces MSRSERSPLLLAGLLAAAGVAHFAAPRTFDAIVPSALPGSRRAWTYGSGAVELALAAGIAAPRTRAAAAKAAAAFFVGVFPANVQMAVDWRHRPAPLRTAALARLPLQLPLVLWARAVARAEEGRP; encoded by the coding sequence GTGTCCCGGTCCGAACGCTCGCCCCTGCTGCTCGCCGGTCTGCTGGCCGCAGCAGGGGTCGCCCACTTCGCCGCCCCGCGCACCTTCGACGCCATCGTTCCGAGTGCGCTGCCGGGCTCGCGCAGGGCATGGACGTACGGCAGCGGTGCCGTGGAACTGGCCCTGGCGGCCGGGATCGCGGCGCCCCGGACCCGCGCGGCCGCCGCCAAGGCCGCCGCGGCCTTCTTCGTCGGCGTGTTCCCGGCGAACGTGCAGATGGCCGTGGACTGGCGGCACCGGCCCGCGCCCCTGCGCACGGCCGCCCTCGCACGGCTGCCCCTGCAGTTGCCGCTGGTGCTGTGGGCCCGCGCCGTGGCCCGCGCGGAGGAGGGCCGGCCGTGA
- a CDS encoding peroxiredoxin, whose product MTGRIEAGDRVEDFALPDETGATRRLTELLADGPVVLFFYPAALTPGCPAEACHFRDLAAEFAAVGARPVGISGDTVGKQQEFAGRHGLGMPLLSDADGTVRERFGVKRGFSLAPTKRVTFVIAQDRTVLEVVRSELRMNTHADRALAALRAHQR is encoded by the coding sequence GTGACGGGACGCATCGAGGCCGGGGACCGGGTCGAGGACTTCGCGCTGCCCGACGAGACCGGCGCCACCCGCCGGCTCACCGAACTGCTGGCCGACGGACCGGTCGTCCTCTTCTTCTACCCGGCCGCCCTCACCCCCGGCTGCCCCGCCGAGGCCTGCCACTTCCGCGACCTGGCCGCCGAGTTCGCCGCCGTCGGCGCCCGGCCGGTCGGCATCAGCGGCGACACCGTCGGCAAACAGCAGGAGTTCGCCGGCCGGCACGGCCTCGGCATGCCGCTCCTCTCCGACGCCGACGGCACGGTCCGCGAGCGTTTCGGCGTCAAGCGCGGCTTCTCCCTCGCCCCGACCAAGCGCGTCACCTTCGTGATCGCCCAGGACCGCACGGTGCTCGAGGTGGTCCGCAGCGAACTGCGCATGAACACCCACGCCGACCGGGCCCTCGCCGCCCTGCGCGCCCACCAGCGCTGA
- the ligD gene encoding non-homologous end-joining DNA ligase produces the protein MPGLLDALPAGLRELLRPAAPGADLAAAPMLATLSDRRDFGEGWLFERKLDGVRLLAVREGGRVRLFSRTGQRLNATYPEIVEALEAQQCADFTVDGEVVAFTGGRTDFARLQRRLGLTRRRDIEASGVAVTYCLFDLLRLDGRDTRQLPLQVRKSLLRRALAFRAPLRLTPHRNAGGAELLAEACGRGWEGLIAKRADGPYRTRRSPDWLKLKCAQGQEFVIGGFTEPAGSRVGLGALLLGYHDGDRLRYAGKAGTGFDRRTLLELRERLDGLRRDSSPFAGEVREARARWVRPELVAQIGFTEWTRDGMLRHPRFLGLREDKRPGDVVRERAAA, from the coding sequence GTGCCCGGACTGCTGGACGCGCTGCCGGCCGGCCTGCGGGAGCTGCTGCGCCCGGCGGCACCGGGCGCGGACTTGGCGGCGGCCCCGATGCTGGCGACGCTCAGTGACCGTCGGGACTTCGGCGAGGGCTGGCTGTTCGAGCGGAAGCTGGACGGCGTCCGGCTGCTGGCGGTGCGCGAGGGCGGCCGGGTGCGGCTGTTCTCGCGCACGGGGCAGCGGCTGAACGCCACCTACCCGGAGATCGTCGAGGCGCTCGAGGCACAGCAGTGCGCGGACTTCACCGTGGACGGGGAGGTCGTCGCGTTCACCGGGGGCCGTACCGACTTCGCGCGGCTGCAGCGCAGGTTGGGGCTGACCCGGCGCCGGGACATCGAGGCGTCCGGGGTGGCGGTGACGTACTGCCTCTTCGACCTGCTGCGGCTGGACGGCCGTGACACGCGTCAACTGCCGCTGCAGGTCCGCAAGTCGCTGCTGCGGCGGGCGCTGGCCTTCCGGGCGCCGCTGCGGCTGACCCCGCATCGCAACGCGGGCGGGGCCGAGTTGCTGGCCGAGGCCTGCGGGCGGGGCTGGGAGGGGCTGATCGCCAAGCGGGCCGACGGACCGTACCGGACGCGGCGGTCCCCGGACTGGCTGAAGCTGAAGTGCGCGCAGGGGCAGGAGTTCGTGATCGGGGGCTTCACCGAACCGGCGGGCAGCCGGGTCGGGCTGGGGGCGCTGCTGCTCGGCTATCACGACGGCGACCGGCTGCGTTACGCCGGCAAGGCCGGCACCGGTTTCGACCGGCGGACCCTGCTGGAGTTGCGCGAGCGGCTGGACGGGCTGCGCCGGGACTCCTCGCCGTTCGCCGGTGAGGTCCGGGAGGCCCGGGCCCGCTGGGTGCGGCCGGAGCTGGTGGCGCAGATCGGGTTCACCGAGTGGACCAGGGACGGGATGCTGCGCCATCCCCGCTTCCTGGGCCTGCGCGAGGACAAACGGCCGGGCGACGTGGTCCGCGAGCGCGCGGCGGCCTGA
- a CDS encoding DNA polymerase ligase N-terminal domain-containing protein, producing the protein MAAEDRLRTYRGRRDFERTREPSGQGPRAGGGEPRFVVQIHDASRMHFDFRLQVDDVLKSWSVPKGPSTDPGDKRMAVPTEDHPLEYEEFEGVIPKGEYGGGTVIVWDHGTYEPLSHDRRGRPVDFAESLERGHATFRLHGSKLRGEYALTRFRGGEGEEEAWLLVRKGRAGASGHGTVDPRRARSVRTGRTLAQVAAGDGE; encoded by the coding sequence GTGGCAGCGGAGGACCGGCTGCGGACGTACCGCGGCAGGCGCGACTTCGAACGGACCCGCGAGCCGTCGGGGCAGGGGCCCCGCGCCGGGGGCGGCGAACCCCGTTTCGTGGTGCAGATCCACGACGCGAGCCGGATGCACTTCGACTTCCGGCTCCAGGTCGACGACGTGCTGAAGTCGTGGTCGGTGCCAAAAGGCCCGTCCACGGACCCCGGTGACAAGCGGATGGCGGTGCCCACGGAGGACCATCCGCTGGAGTACGAGGAGTTCGAGGGCGTGATCCCGAAGGGTGAGTACGGCGGCGGCACCGTGATCGTCTGGGACCACGGCACGTACGAGCCGCTCAGCCACGACCGCAGGGGCCGCCCGGTGGACTTCGCCGAGTCGCTGGAGCGCGGGCACGCCACCTTCCGGCTGCACGGCAGCAAGCTGCGCGGGGAGTACGCGCTGACCCGGTTCCGCGGCGGCGAGGGCGAGGAGGAGGCCTGGCTGCTGGTGCGCAAGGGACGGGCGGGGGCGTCGGGACACGGCACTGTGGATCCCCGGCGGGCCCGCTCGGTGCGCACCGGACGCACCCTCGCGCAGGTCGCGGCCGGCGACGGGGAGTGA
- a CDS encoding oxidoreductase produces MSAQLGGTVTPAGGLTLTRVGYGAMQLAGPHVFGPPKDRDRAVAVLRAVVEAGITHIDTADFYGPVVVNQLIREALHPYPEQLHIVTKVGARRGADGSWILSRHPEDLKAQVYDNLRSLGLEALDVVNLRVGDVDAPNGEPLAEQFGALAELRERGLIRHLGLSTVTAAQLDEALAIAPVVCVQNLYNLADRRDDALVERTAAGNIAFVPYFPLGGFSPLQSETLAKVAARLEASPQQVALAWLLRRSPNIVLIPGTSSPEHLRENIAAASLALPDEAVAELDGIAG; encoded by the coding sequence ATGAGCGCACAGCTCGGCGGCACCGTCACCCCGGCCGGCGGCCTGACCCTGACCCGCGTGGGGTACGGCGCGATGCAGCTGGCCGGACCGCATGTCTTCGGTCCGCCGAAGGACCGCGACCGGGCCGTGGCGGTGCTCCGCGCGGTGGTGGAGGCGGGCATCACGCACATCGACACCGCCGACTTCTACGGGCCGGTGGTCGTCAACCAGCTGATCAGGGAGGCCCTGCACCCCTACCCCGAGCAGCTGCACATCGTCACCAAGGTCGGCGCCCGCCGGGGAGCGGACGGCAGCTGGATCCTGTCCCGGCACCCCGAGGACCTCAAGGCCCAGGTGTACGACAACCTGCGCAGCCTCGGCCTGGAGGCACTGGACGTCGTCAACCTGCGGGTGGGCGATGTGGACGCCCCGAACGGCGAGCCGCTGGCCGAGCAGTTCGGCGCGCTGGCGGAGCTGCGGGAGCGGGGGCTCATCCGGCACCTGGGGCTGAGCACGGTGACCGCCGCGCAGCTGGACGAGGCGCTGGCGATCGCGCCGGTGGTGTGCGTGCAGAACCTGTACAACCTGGCCGACCGGCGGGACGACGCCCTGGTGGAGCGCACGGCGGCCGGGAACATCGCCTTCGTGCCGTACTTCCCGCTCGGCGGGTTCAGCCCGCTGCAGTCCGAGACGCTGGCGAAGGTCGCCGCCCGGCTGGAGGCCTCGCCGCAGCAGGTGGCGCTGGCCTGGCTGCTGCGCCGGTCGCCGAACATCGTGCTGATCCCCGGCACCTCCTCGCCGGAGCACCTGCGGGAGAACATCGCCGCCGCGTCCCTGGCGCTGCCCGACGAGGCGGTCGCCGAGCTGGACGGCATCGCGGGCTGA
- a CDS encoding helix-turn-helix domain-containing protein: MDRSNALGEFLRARRALVRPEDVGLPGGGLRRVPGLRREEVAMLAGISSDYYLRLEQGRDRNPSVQVLEAIARVLRLDAAATAHLTGLAQDRPAPGVRPGGRTRAVPASLLQLIDGWPRNPAYVQNRYTECLAANALATALTPNYRPGVNILRAVFLDPAERELRRDWEDLTEEGVAVLRSEAGADPDDPRLRDLVGELSLRSERFRTLWARHEVRPRRGRTSRLTHPQVGDLDLQSHKLSVDGTDGLILVVFHAEPGSRSAELLDILGSLAAPAGDGGRTGGPQQRIEEP, translated from the coding sequence ATGGACCGATCGAACGCGCTCGGTGAATTCCTGCGCGCCCGCCGGGCGCTGGTACGGCCCGAGGACGTGGGACTGCCCGGCGGCGGCCTGCGCCGGGTGCCGGGGCTGCGCCGCGAGGAGGTCGCGATGCTCGCCGGCATCAGCTCCGACTACTACCTGCGGCTGGAGCAGGGCCGCGACCGGAACCCGTCCGTGCAGGTCCTCGAGGCCATCGCCCGCGTGCTGCGGCTCGACGCCGCCGCCACCGCCCACCTCACCGGCCTCGCCCAGGACCGGCCCGCCCCCGGTGTACGGCCCGGGGGCCGCACCCGTGCGGTCCCGGCGAGCCTGCTGCAGCTCATCGACGGCTGGCCGCGCAACCCCGCCTACGTCCAGAACCGCTACACCGAATGCCTGGCCGCCAACGCCCTCGCCACCGCCCTCACCCCGAACTACCGGCCCGGCGTCAACATCCTGCGGGCCGTCTTCCTCGACCCGGCCGAGCGGGAGCTGCGCCGGGACTGGGAGGACCTCACCGAGGAGGGCGTGGCCGTGCTGCGCTCCGAGGCCGGCGCGGACCCGGACGACCCGCGGCTGCGCGACCTGGTCGGCGAGCTGTCGCTGCGCAGCGAACGCTTCCGTACCCTGTGGGCCCGGCACGAGGTGCGGCCCCGCCGCGGCCGGACCAGCCGGCTGACCCATCCGCAGGTCGGCGACCTCGACCTGCAGTCGCACAAGCTGTCCGTGGACGGCACCGACGGCCTGATCCTGGTCGTGTTCCACGCCGAACCGGGCAGCCGCAGCGCCGAGCTGCTGGACATCCTCGGCAGCCTCGCCGCGCCCGCCGGCGACGGCGGCCGGACCGGCGGCCCGCAGCAGCGGATCGAGGAGCCGTAG
- a CDS encoding aldo/keto reductase, which translates to MNGIPAHTLNDGTTIPAIGLGTWPLDDTAAEQAVRSALGLGYRLVDTAVNYRNETGVGQGMAGSGVPREEVVVTTKLPGRHHGYEETLASFEESRRRLGLEYVDLYLIHWPNPRVGRYVDSWKAMIRLREEGLVRSIGVSNFTPEHITRLEKETGVLPSVNQIEMHPLFPQEELRAFHADKGIVTESWSPLGRGSDLLDDPAVAEVAAAHGVTPAQVLLRWHVQLGALPVPKSADPGRQRANLDVFGFELDSAELAAVSRRAPRRLGGDPETHEEF; encoded by the coding sequence GTGAACGGCATTCCGGCGCACACGCTCAACGACGGCACGACGATCCCCGCCATCGGCCTCGGCACCTGGCCCCTGGACGACACCGCCGCCGAGCAGGCCGTACGCTCCGCGCTCGGTCTGGGCTACCGGCTGGTGGACACGGCCGTGAACTACCGCAACGAGACCGGTGTGGGGCAGGGCATGGCGGGCAGCGGCGTGCCCCGCGAGGAGGTGGTGGTGACCACCAAGCTGCCCGGCCGGCACCACGGCTACGAGGAGACCCTCGCCTCCTTCGAGGAGTCCCGGCGGCGGCTCGGCCTGGAGTACGTGGACCTGTATCTGATCCACTGGCCCAATCCCCGGGTCGGCAGGTACGTCGACTCCTGGAAGGCGATGATCAGGCTGCGCGAGGAGGGGCTGGTCCGCTCGATCGGCGTCTCCAACTTCACGCCGGAGCACATCACCCGGCTGGAGAAGGAGACCGGGGTGCTGCCGTCGGTGAACCAGATCGAGATGCATCCGCTGTTCCCGCAGGAGGAGCTGCGCGCCTTCCACGCGGACAAGGGCATCGTCACCGAGAGCTGGAGCCCGCTGGGCCGGGGCAGCGACCTGCTGGACGACCCGGCGGTCGCCGAGGTCGCGGCGGCGCACGGGGTGACGCCTGCCCAGGTGCTGCTGCGCTGGCATGTGCAGCTCGGCGCACTGCCCGTCCCGAAGTCGGCCGACCCGGGCCGGCAGCGCGCCAACCTGGACGTCTTCGGCTTCGAGCTGGACTCCGCCGAGCTGGCGGCGGTCTCCCGCCGTGCTCCGCGGCGGCTGGGCGGCGACCCGGAGACGCACGAGGAGTTCTGA
- a CDS encoding LacI family DNA-binding transcriptional regulator codes for MGGGADSNGTAGGRPTSRDVARLAGVSHTAVSFVFNGRAEGNLSPATQERIRQAAAQLGYRPDPVARGLRRRRTAVIGLVTDEIASSPFAGRLLRGAMETAWASDHLVITVDSGGDPAKEDAAVAELLDRRVDGIIYAAMSLRRVRVPEGLHRTHSVLANCLPEDDSLPAVIPAERAGGRTAARLLLQAGHRRLAVVGGQDDIASVERLRGFRDALRAEGVTVPREWVVRTGGEITSGYEGATRLLDGADPHRRPTGVFCYNDRVAAGALHAATRLGIAVPGELSVVGYDDQEHMAAFLTPALTTVALPHRAMGETAARLLLDAIGTGRTPPATVRRLACPVVSRASVGPAPIP; via the coding sequence ATGGGCGGCGGCGCGGACAGCAACGGCACGGCCGGCGGGCGGCCCACCTCGCGGGATGTCGCTCGGCTCGCGGGCGTGTCGCACACCGCCGTGTCCTTCGTCTTCAACGGCCGCGCCGAGGGCAACCTCTCGCCGGCCACCCAGGAGCGCATCCGGCAGGCGGCGGCCCAGCTCGGCTACCGGCCCGACCCGGTCGCGCGCGGCCTGCGCCGCCGCCGTACGGCGGTGATCGGGCTGGTCACCGACGAGATCGCCTCCTCCCCGTTCGCCGGCCGGCTGCTGCGCGGCGCCATGGAGACCGCCTGGGCCAGCGACCACCTGGTGATCACCGTGGACTCCGGCGGCGACCCGGCCAAGGAGGACGCGGCCGTCGCCGAGCTCCTCGACCGGCGCGTCGACGGCATCATCTACGCGGCCATGTCCCTGCGCCGGGTCCGTGTCCCCGAGGGGCTGCACCGCACGCACTCCGTGCTCGCCAACTGCCTGCCCGAGGACGACTCGCTGCCCGCCGTCATCCCGGCCGAGCGGGCCGGCGGGCGCACGGCGGCCCGGCTGCTGCTCCAGGCGGGGCACCGGCGGCTCGCCGTGGTCGGCGGGCAGGACGACATCGCCTCCGTGGAGCGGCTGCGCGGCTTCCGTGACGCCCTGCGCGCCGAGGGCGTCACCGTGCCCAGGGAGTGGGTGGTGCGCACCGGCGGCGAGATCACCAGCGGGTACGAGGGCGCCACCCGGCTCCTCGACGGCGCCGACCCGCACCGCAGGCCCACCGGCGTCTTCTGCTACAACGACCGGGTCGCGGCAGGCGCCCTGCATGCCGCGACCCGGCTCGGCATCGCCGTGCCCGGCGAGCTGTCGGTGGTCGGCTACGACGACCAGGAACACATGGCCGCGTTCCTCACCCCGGCCCTGACCACGGTCGCGCTGCCGCACCGGGCGATGGGCGAGACGGCGGCCCGGCTGCTGCTGGACGCCATCGGCACCGGCCGCACCCCGCCCGCCACGGTACGGCGGCTGGCCTGCCCCGTGGTCAGCCGCGCCTCGGTGGGACCTGCTCCCATCCCGTGA